The following proteins are encoded in a genomic region of Bradyrhizobium sp. SK17:
- a CDS encoding globin, which translates to MTSSSNPIEHSFELAAARCDDLTPIVYRRLFREHPEAQAMFRTDGSEPVKGAMLALTIEAILDFVGERSGRFRLIECEVSSHDAYGTSRELFLAFFAVIADSLREILGEQWSAEIDAAWHKALADIDAVVLQQTHLVDKRA; encoded by the coding sequence ATGACCTCATCATCGAATCCTATCGAGCACAGTTTCGAACTCGCAGCCGCGCGTTGTGATGATCTGACGCCGATCGTCTATCGGCGCCTGTTTCGCGAACATCCCGAAGCGCAGGCGATGTTTCGCACCGACGGCAGTGAGCCGGTGAAGGGCGCGATGCTCGCGCTGACCATCGAGGCAATCCTCGATTTCGTCGGCGAACGCAGCGGACGTTTCCGCCTGATCGAGTGCGAAGTGTCGTCGCACGATGCCTACGGCACGTCGCGCGAACTCTTTCTCGCCTTCTTCGCCGTAATCGCGGACAGCTTGCGCGAAATTCTCGGCGAGCAATGGTCCGCGGAGATCGATGCTGCGTGGCACAAGGCGCTCGCCGACATCGACGCCGTCGTGCTGCAGCAGACACATCTCGTGGACAAGAGAGCGTAG
- a CDS encoding ABC transporter permease → MTSSDGATARADHQRPRGLAPFLRSQMRNIAPFLTLIFLSAFFAIASPSFATIDNLGNILTQVSVTGIIAVGLTFVILCAEIDLSIASIANVTGIAVAYFTLQESYVNIANVPMPGFAAILLALALCALLGLVNALGLTVIGIPSFIMTLAMMQIAAGVSALLVRGQIAYKVPPLITTLGSGSIGGIPWIVIVAAVMLLGGHLVLTYTRFGRYVYMVGGNREAAEFAGLNVKLILGSVMVISAVCSGIGGMLGVAHFGSAQQNEFDTYLLDSIAAVVVGGTSLFGGRGGIGNTIVGLFVLGVLNNGLDHVNIDSFLKILIRGLILLAALIINVYAQRLREQTAE, encoded by the coding sequence ATGACGAGCAGTGACGGCGCGACGGCGCGAGCGGATCACCAGCGGCCGCGTGGACTGGCGCCCTTCCTGCGCTCGCAGATGCGCAACATCGCGCCGTTCCTGACGCTGATCTTCCTCAGCGCCTTCTTCGCGATCGCAAGCCCGTCGTTTGCGACCATCGACAATCTCGGCAATATCCTCACGCAAGTGTCGGTCACCGGCATCATCGCGGTCGGCCTGACCTTCGTGATCCTGTGCGCCGAGATCGACCTGTCGATCGCCAGCATCGCCAACGTCACCGGCATCGCGGTGGCGTACTTCACGTTGCAGGAATCCTACGTCAACATCGCCAACGTCCCGATGCCGGGTTTTGCCGCGATCCTGCTGGCGCTGGCGCTGTGCGCGCTGCTCGGCCTCGTCAACGCGTTGGGGCTGACCGTGATCGGCATCCCCTCCTTCATCATGACGCTCGCCATGATGCAGATCGCGGCCGGCGTCTCGGCACTGCTGGTGCGCGGCCAGATCGCCTACAAAGTGCCGCCGCTGATCACGACGCTCGGCTCGGGCTCGATCGGCGGCATCCCCTGGATCGTGATCGTGGCCGCGGTGATGCTGCTCGGCGGTCATCTGGTGCTGACCTACACGCGGTTCGGCCGCTACGTCTACATGGTCGGCGGCAATCGCGAGGCCGCGGAATTTGCCGGCCTCAACGTCAAGCTGATCCTCGGCAGCGTGATGGTGATCTCGGCGGTTTGCTCGGGGATCGGCGGCATGCTCGGTGTCGCCCATTTCGGCAGCGCACAGCAGAACGAGTTCGACACCTATCTGCTGGATTCGATCGCAGCCGTGGTGGTCGGCGGCACCAGCCTGTTCGGCGGCCGCGGCGGCATCGGTAACACCATCGTCGGCCTGTTCGTGCTCGGCGTGCTCAACAACGGCCTCGACCACGTCAACATCGACAGCTTCCTGAAGATCCTGATCCGCGGCCTGATCCTGCTCGCCGCGCTGATCATCAACGTCTATGCGCAGCGGCTGCGGGAGCAGACGGCGGAGTAG
- a CDS encoding ribonuclease J, producing the protein MARPDELTFAPLGGVGEIGMNLSIYGLGNRHQRSFLAVDLGVSFGDEEHLPGIDLIMPDVRFLEKERHNLMGLVLTHAHEDHFGAIIDLWPRLGCKIYATQFSAALFEAKCAAERNPPKIPITVIPSGGRVDIGPFNVEFIPVAHSIPESHALAIKTDVGTVLHTGDWKIDPTPVIGLPTDERRLRELGDEGVLALVGDSTNAVRDGRSPSETEVAATIKKLVKAAKGRVAVTTFASNVARVRAVVDAANAADREVVVVGRAMERVVQVARECGYLDASHKFRSPDYYGHFPADKVLALCTGSQGEPRAALARIANNDHPQVTLNKGDTVIFSSRTIPGNEKAVGGIINGLVTQGVEIITDREHLVHVSGHPRRDELRDMISWVRPQLLIPVHGEALHLAEHAKLARAAGVPKVLTCRNGDLIKLGPGDPGIIGEVPAGRLYKDGTILEDAKSRAVVERRRMGFAGCAFVAIAMTAQGEMADDPEVDLVGMPENNAAGELLDDIVFDVVVSTIEGLPKPRRRDPDALGESVRRAVRSALSEQWGKKPICVVHVLTV; encoded by the coding sequence ATGGCGCGCCCCGACGAACTCACCTTTGCCCCGCTCGGCGGTGTCGGCGAGATCGGCATGAACCTGTCGATCTACGGCCTCGGCAACCGCCACCAGCGCTCGTTCCTCGCGGTCGATCTCGGCGTCTCCTTCGGCGACGAAGAGCATCTGCCGGGCATCGACCTGATCATGCCGGACGTGCGTTTCCTGGAGAAGGAACGCCACAATCTGATGGGCCTCGTGCTGACGCACGCCCATGAGGATCATTTTGGCGCGATCATCGATCTCTGGCCGAGGCTCGGCTGCAAGATCTACGCGACGCAGTTCTCTGCGGCGCTGTTCGAGGCCAAATGCGCCGCCGAGCGCAATCCGCCGAAGATCCCGATCACCGTGATCCCGTCGGGCGGCCGGGTCGATATCGGTCCGTTCAATGTCGAGTTCATCCCGGTCGCGCATTCGATTCCGGAATCGCATGCGCTCGCGATCAAAACCGACGTCGGCACCGTGCTGCACACCGGCGACTGGAAGATCGATCCGACCCCGGTGATCGGCCTGCCGACCGACGAGCGGCGGCTGCGCGAGCTCGGCGACGAGGGGGTGCTGGCGCTGGTCGGCGATTCCACCAACGCGGTGCGCGACGGGCGCTCGCCGTCGGAGACCGAGGTCGCGGCCACCATCAAGAAGCTGGTCAAGGCGGCCAAGGGCCGGGTCGCGGTCACCACCTTTGCCTCCAACGTCGCCCGCGTGCGGGCGGTGGTCGACGCCGCCAACGCCGCCGATCGCGAGGTCGTGGTGGTCGGCCGCGCGATGGAGCGCGTGGTGCAGGTGGCGCGCGAGTGCGGCTATCTCGATGCCTCGCATAAGTTCCGCAGCCCCGACTATTACGGCCACTTCCCGGCCGACAAGGTGCTGGCGCTGTGCACCGGCAGCCAGGGCGAACCGCGCGCCGCGCTGGCGCGGATCGCCAACAACGATCATCCGCAGGTGACGCTGAACAAGGGCGACACCGTGATCTTCTCCTCGCGCACCATTCCGGGCAACGAGAAGGCGGTCGGCGGCATCATCAACGGGCTGGTGACGCAGGGCGTCGAAATCATCACCGATCGCGAGCATCTGGTGCATGTCTCCGGCCATCCGCGCCGCGACGAATTGCGCGACATGATCTCCTGGGTCCGGCCGCAGCTCCTGATCCCCGTCCATGGCGAGGCGCTGCACCTTGCCGAACACGCCAAGCTGGCGCGCGCCGCGGGCGTCCCCAAGGTCTTGACCTGCCGCAACGGCGACCTGATCAAGCTCGGGCCGGGCGACCCCGGCATCATCGGCGAAGTGCCCGCGGGCCGCCTCTACAAGGATGGAACCATCCTGGAGGATGCCAAGTCGCGTGCCGTGGTCGAGCGGCGGCGGATGGGCTTTGCCGGCTGCGCCTTCGTCGCCATCGCGATGACCGCGCAGGGCGAGATGGCCGACGATCCCGAGGTTGATCTCGTCGGCATGCCGGAGAACAATGCCGCGGGCGAGCTGCTCGACGACATTGTCTTCGATGTGGTGGTATCGACGATCGAGGGCCTGCCGAAGCCGCGGCGGCGCGATCCGGATGCGCTGGGTGAATCGGTGCGCCGCGCGGTCCGTTCCGCGCTGAGCGAGCAGTGGGGCAAGAAGCCGATCTGCGTCGTGCACGTTCTGACGGTCTGA
- a CDS encoding TonB-dependent receptor, with protein sequence MFRFHPRGGASALMLGAALSTINCWAKAQTALPSVTVEAPQPAARAKRVAAGPHARTASVRRPPKPRAAPAVAAAGGAKPGETAGAARDGLNRAPAGQTQTTIDRSQFDNRPSFSVADVLRDSPGISIKQGNGPRDFGISIRGSNARNGFGIRNLVIFDDGFPVTQPDGLSRSDLIDPHAYGAIDVVRGPSSALYGNYATGGALNFRTRPGGTIDGVEYGVDGGSFGYLNNYLAAGKKVGNFEGSLFASDARGDGYIGNSWFNTQTVNFLGTLQATPDDRFTFKLINNDLTARLPIRSSLNQFYQNPFQQGCATGATAAPGCGTVSLFNNGFNGTKSTETAVQAGLGRDDRRTIVGGRWEHDFDNTTTWRNQFVFDDRNINQPTGSTSALGDYPSYNFMSDLTKRGELLGMDSTTMVGGWYNTLTTTGTTWNVSPAGNATLGLPQSSLYQSTTNYGVRAREEIKLIPTVTAIAGIGWETTTLNGVNTALSYPVINNPAIVGATVTKAAPVFTNTAPEFALIYKPDNEWQLRARVATGYGTPQVSNLFVLPSGLSGNNTSLKTQTNLGYDLGADWSPNKSVKVSATAFYEFFNNELVSQATPVAGVTYTFNAPRSEHRGVELAAQWAFYQGWQFTAAYTYLDEVYTDYTESISGFTFNRVGNKIPGISPNELTTRLGYDQMSGPFQGLGGFVEVQWKDGFYMDNANLLRAPGYELVNLNVHYTTGLISDYFKSLNLYLEVRNVFDRTYIASANNIANSVTAAGVQNPASILANTTGSIYAGSPRAFVAGMKIAFK encoded by the coding sequence ATGTTTCGGTTTCACCCACGGGGTGGGGCAAGCGCGCTGATGCTGGGCGCGGCCCTTTCCACGATTAATTGTTGGGCAAAGGCCCAGACCGCGCTGCCGTCAGTCACGGTCGAGGCACCGCAGCCGGCGGCGCGTGCCAAGCGCGTCGCGGCCGGGCCGCACGCGCGTACCGCATCGGTCCGGCGGCCGCCCAAGCCGCGAGCCGCGCCCGCGGTGGCTGCGGCCGGCGGCGCCAAGCCGGGGGAAACGGCCGGGGCGGCGCGGGATGGTTTGAACCGGGCGCCAGCCGGCCAGACCCAGACCACCATCGACCGCAGCCAGTTCGACAACCGACCGTCGTTTTCGGTCGCCGACGTGCTGCGCGACAGCCCGGGCATCTCGATCAAGCAGGGCAACGGCCCGCGTGACTTCGGGATCTCGATCCGCGGCTCGAACGCCCGCAACGGCTTCGGCATCCGCAACCTCGTCATCTTCGACGACGGGTTCCCGGTCACCCAGCCCGACGGCCTGTCGCGCAGCGACCTGATCGATCCGCATGCCTATGGCGCGATCGACGTGGTCCGCGGGCCATCGTCGGCGCTGTATGGCAATTACGCGACCGGCGGCGCCTTGAACTTCCGGACCCGGCCGGGCGGGACCATCGACGGCGTCGAATACGGCGTCGACGGCGGCAGCTTCGGCTATCTCAACAATTATCTGGCCGCCGGCAAGAAGGTCGGCAATTTCGAGGGCTCGCTGTTCGCCAGCGACGCGCGCGGCGATGGCTATATCGGCAACAGCTGGTTCAATACCCAGACTGTCAACTTCCTCGGCACCTTGCAGGCGACGCCGGACGACCGTTTCACGTTCAAGCTGATCAACAACGATCTGACGGCGCGCCTGCCGATCCGCTCGTCGCTCAACCAGTTCTACCAGAACCCGTTCCAGCAGGGCTGCGCGACCGGCGCCACGGCGGCACCTGGCTGCGGAACCGTCTCCCTGTTCAACAACGGCTTCAACGGAACCAAATCCACCGAGACTGCGGTGCAAGCCGGCCTCGGCCGCGATGACCGCCGGACGATCGTTGGCGGCCGCTGGGAGCACGATTTCGACAACACGACGACGTGGCGCAACCAGTTCGTGTTCGACGACAGGAACATCAATCAGCCGACGGGATCGACCAGCGCGCTGGGTGACTATCCTTCGTACAATTTCATGAGCGATTTGACCAAGCGCGGCGAATTGCTTGGGATGGATTCGACCACGATGGTCGGCGGTTGGTACAACACCCTCACGACGACCGGCACGACCTGGAACGTTTCGCCTGCGGGCAATGCGACACTCGGACTGCCACAGAGCAGCCTGTATCAATCGACAACCAATTATGGCGTCCGGGCGCGGGAAGAGATCAAGCTGATTCCGACGGTGACGGCGATCGCCGGGATCGGCTGGGAAACGACCACGCTGAACGGTGTCAACACCGCGCTGTCCTATCCGGTCATCAACAATCCCGCAATCGTGGGAGCCACCGTGACGAAAGCGGCGCCTGTGTTCACCAATACCGCGCCGGAGTTCGCGCTGATCTACAAGCCGGACAATGAATGGCAGCTACGCGCTCGCGTGGCGACCGGCTACGGTACGCCGCAAGTCAGCAATCTGTTCGTTCTGCCGAGTGGGTTATCGGGCAACAACACGTCGCTCAAGACCCAGACCAACCTCGGCTACGACCTCGGCGCGGACTGGTCCCCCAACAAGAGCGTGAAGGTCAGCGCCACCGCCTTCTACGAGTTCTTCAACAATGAGCTTGTTTCTCAGGCGACGCCGGTGGCGGGCGTTACATACACCTTCAATGCACCGCGCTCGGAGCATCGCGGCGTCGAACTTGCCGCCCAATGGGCCTTTTATCAGGGATGGCAGTTCACGGCGGCCTACACCTATCTGGACGAGGTATATACCGACTACACGGAAAGCATCAGCGGCTTCACATTCAATCGGGTCGGCAACAAGATTCCCGGCATTTCGCCAAATGAGCTGACGACGCGTTTGGGCTACGACCAAATGTCCGGGCCGTTCCAGGGACTCGGCGGGTTCGTCGAAGTCCAGTGGAAGGATGGCTTCTACATGGACAACGCCAATCTGCTGCGGGCGCCGGGTTACGAACTGGTCAATCTCAACGTTCACTACACGACAGGTCTGATCTCCGACTATTTCAAGTCGCTGAATCTGTATCTCGAGGTGCGGAATGTGTTCGACCGAACCTACATCGCCTCCGCGAACAATATCGCCAACTCGGTGACGGCGGCGGGCGTTCAAAATCCCGCGAGCATACTGGCGAACACCACCGGCTCGATCTATGCCGGATCGCCGCGGGCGTTTGTCGCGGGCATGAAGATCGCGTTCAAATGA
- a CDS encoding DUF2946 domain-containing protein, translating to MTQLPRRADSVGGEETGSVADLDFRRPWWLVPSRMGFAMRRRLKNFLPIVLVALLVQIFAPIGACWAASLAMSDPLAAATICHGNGGAGQDDQTGHGVHDCCPTCSVLQTGAPVDHPEVAARAIERVPSRIAWLDFASEFDGSRAGLAAQARAPPTFS from the coding sequence GTGACGCAACTGCCACGCCGCGCCGATTCCGTCGGTGGGGAAGAAACCGGCAGCGTTGCCGATCTCGACTTCCGACGCCCATGGTGGTTAGTTCCCTCCCGGATGGGTTTTGCAATGCGCCGGCGGCTGAAGAATTTTCTGCCCATAGTCCTGGTTGCCCTGCTGGTGCAGATTTTCGCGCCGATCGGGGCCTGCTGGGCGGCGAGCCTTGCCATGTCGGATCCGCTCGCGGCCGCCACGATTTGCCATGGCAATGGCGGAGCCGGGCAGGACGACCAGACCGGTCATGGCGTTCATGACTGTTGCCCGACGTGCAGCGTGCTGCAAACCGGTGCGCCCGTCGATCATCCCGAAGTGGCGGCCCGCGCCATTGAACGTGTCCCGAGTCGCATCGCTTGGCTCGATTTCGCCAGCGAATTCGATGGTTCGCGGGCAGGTCTCGCCGCGCAAGCGCGCGCGCCGCCGACTTTTTCCTGA
- a CDS encoding sugar ABC transporter ATP-binding protein, with protein MSQGRSPILELNQITKAFGGVEALRGVDFALHAGEIHGLVGENGAGKSTLMKIIAGVHPEFSGRFMLDGKETRFRSTRDAHAAGIGMVHQELSVAPDLTVAENVFLGNQPTNRLGFVQWRRMAREAGEQLSRFGIDVDPMTRLGDLPIGLQQLIEIARVLFSGARIIILDEPTSALSPPEVERLFATLHKLRDQGTSIVFISHFIEDILRVSDVVTVFRNGRKIAETASADTTKGALIEAMIGRGGAALEHSYTDDLMLPQSGGGAAVLKVDQLSLRRSLQDVSFEARSGEVLGIYGFMGCGQLELSRILFGKLKPDGGTLAVDGAVKTFRSTAAARRAGVALVPESRRAMLFHQEPVFKNISISILDRISSLLLKPVRERAIAQHQVEQLQIRPPVVGLDLGMLSGGNQQKVALAKWLTYPPRLLVLCEPTRGMDVGAKNDVINIVRDLRAKGLAIIVLSTEPETVLSLADRILVLKRGAVVREFAGEAVSKDRLLEAA; from the coding sequence ATGTCGCAGGGACGCTCCCCGATCCTCGAGTTGAACCAGATCACGAAGGCCTTCGGCGGTGTCGAAGCCCTTCGTGGGGTCGACTTCGCGCTTCACGCCGGCGAGATCCATGGTCTCGTCGGCGAGAACGGCGCCGGCAAGAGCACGCTGATGAAGATCATCGCCGGCGTGCATCCGGAGTTCTCCGGCCGCTTCATGCTCGACGGCAAGGAGACCCGCTTCCGCTCCACCCGCGACGCCCATGCCGCCGGCATCGGCATGGTGCATCAGGAGCTCAGCGTCGCGCCTGACCTGACCGTCGCAGAGAACGTCTTTCTCGGCAACCAGCCGACCAACCGCCTCGGCTTCGTGCAATGGCGGCGGATGGCGCGCGAGGCCGGCGAGCAGCTATCGCGATTTGGCATCGACGTCGATCCGATGACCCGGCTCGGCGACCTGCCGATCGGCTTGCAGCAATTGATCGAGATCGCCCGCGTGCTGTTCTCGGGCGCACGCATCATCATCCTCGACGAGCCGACCTCCGCGCTCTCCCCGCCCGAGGTCGAACGCCTGTTCGCAACGCTGCACAAGCTGCGCGACCAAGGCACCAGCATCGTCTTCATCTCGCATTTCATCGAAGACATCCTGCGGGTCTCCGACGTGGTGACCGTGTTCCGCAACGGGCGGAAGATCGCCGAGACGGCGTCCGCGGACACCACCAAGGGCGCGCTGATCGAGGCCATGATCGGCCGCGGCGGCGCGGCGCTGGAGCACAGCTACACCGACGACCTGATGCTGCCGCAATCGGGCGGCGGCGCGGCAGTGCTGAAGGTCGATCAGCTCTCGCTCCGCCGCAGCCTGCAAGACGTCTCGTTCGAAGCCCGTTCCGGCGAAGTGCTCGGCATCTACGGCTTCATGGGCTGCGGGCAATTGGAGCTGTCGCGGATCCTGTTCGGCAAGCTCAAGCCGGATGGCGGCACGCTCGCGGTCGACGGCGCCGTCAAGACATTCCGCAGCACCGCGGCAGCGCGCCGCGCCGGCGTTGCACTGGTACCCGAGAGCCGCCGCGCCATGCTGTTCCACCAGGAGCCGGTGTTCAAGAACATCTCGATCAGCATCCTCGATCGCATTTCGTCCCTGCTGCTCAAGCCGGTGCGCGAGCGCGCCATCGCCCAGCATCAGGTCGAGCAATTGCAGATCAGGCCGCCGGTGGTCGGCCTCGATCTCGGCATGCTTTCCGGCGGCAACCAGCAGAAGGTGGCGCTGGCGAAATGGCTGACCTACCCGCCGCGCCTGCTGGTGCTGTGCGAGCCGACCCGCGGCATGGATGTCGGCGCCAAGAACGACGTGATCAACATCGTGCGCGACCTGCGCGCCAAGGGACTGGCGATCATCGTGTTGTCGACCGAGCCGGAGACGGTGCTGTCGCTGGCCGACCGGATCCTGGTGCTCAAGCGCGGCGCGGTGGTGCGCGAATTCGCCGGCGAAGCGGTCAGCAAGGATCGCTTGCTGGAGGCCGCGTAA
- a CDS encoding DUF1467 family protein produces the protein MGFQISAYQISTGFAIYFVLWWLVLFLTLPFGIRSQHEDNVGAPGTDPGAPILARMGRKLLWTTVLSAVFFTIGMWAYYAGYLSVDRLSRLMGMPEFHN, from the coding sequence ATGGGCTTTCAGATCTCGGCGTACCAGATCTCCACGGGGTTCGCGATTTACTTCGTCCTGTGGTGGCTCGTGCTGTTCCTGACGCTGCCGTTCGGCATTCGCAGCCAGCACGAGGACAATGTCGGCGCGCCCGGCACCGATCCCGGTGCGCCGATCCTGGCGCGGATGGGCCGCAAGCTGCTGTGGACCACGGTGCTGTCGGCCGTATTCTTCACGATCGGGATGTGGGCCTATTATGCCGGCTATCTCTCGGTCGACCGGCTCTCGCGGCTGATGGGGATGCCGGAGTTTCACAACTGA
- the mce gene encoding methylmalonyl-CoA epimerase, which produces MLGRLNHVAIAVKDAKQAAKIYGTAFNAEISDAVPLPEHGVITVFVTLPNTKIEFIEPLGEASPIAKFVERNADGGIHHVCYDVPDIIAARDRMIAEGARVLGDGQPKIGAHGKPVLFFHPKDFSGALVEIEQA; this is translated from the coding sequence ATGCTGGGCCGGCTCAATCACGTCGCGATCGCGGTCAAGGACGCAAAGCAGGCCGCGAAGATCTACGGCACCGCCTTCAATGCCGAGATCTCCGATGCCGTGCCGCTGCCGGAACACGGCGTGATCACGGTGTTCGTGACGCTGCCGAACACCAAGATCGAATTCATCGAACCGCTCGGCGAGGCGTCGCCGATCGCCAAATTCGTCGAGCGCAATGCCGATGGCGGCATCCACCACGTCTGCTACGACGTGCCCGACATCATCGCGGCGCGCGACCGGATGATCGCCGAGGGGGCACGAGTGCTCGGCGACGGCCAGCCGAAGATCGGCGCGCATGGCAAGCCGGTGCTGTTCTTCCACCCCAAGGATTTTTCCGGCGCCTTGGTCGAGATCGAACAGGCTTGA
- a CDS encoding sugar ABC transporter substrate-binding protein, translating to MPRTDKGMDKASTTRRDLLQLAAAGGAAAGLLGGMGLTTSALAAEMGRSEKPLKAAFSNAGLQATWCAQGKQAAEFWGKLFNVEVTWFDGQLDAVKQRAAIDNMASQKWDFVAIQAFGIGTLTQPVQKMIDAGTPVIDMDTLIAPLDQINVHSFLAPDNEFMGASVTQALCNAIGGKGKVIMTQGALGHTGAQGRAKGFNSVVKQFPNIEVLDTQPADWDVSKTARLWETYLTKYQQIDAAFFHNDDMALAAYNIMKARNRTNILIGGVDAMPPAIQAVSEGRMFATVRNPSCRIHGGAIVAGVAAVVGGEKSGQGIPKNVVTDGPVVTKTNAPGMQWMEDHFLI from the coding sequence ATGCCAAGGACCGACAAGGGGATGGACAAGGCGTCGACGACGCGGCGCGACCTTCTGCAATTGGCAGCGGCAGGTGGAGCAGCAGCCGGCCTGCTCGGCGGAATGGGCCTGACCACGTCCGCGCTCGCAGCCGAGATGGGACGCTCGGAAAAGCCGCTGAAAGCCGCATTCTCCAACGCCGGATTGCAGGCGACGTGGTGCGCGCAGGGCAAACAGGCCGCCGAGTTCTGGGGCAAGCTGTTCAACGTCGAGGTCACCTGGTTCGACGGCCAGCTCGATGCGGTGAAGCAGCGCGCCGCGATCGACAACATGGCCTCGCAGAAATGGGACTTCGTCGCGATCCAGGCGTTCGGCATCGGTACGCTGACCCAGCCGGTGCAGAAGATGATCGACGCCGGCACGCCCGTCATCGACATGGACACGCTGATCGCGCCGCTCGATCAGATCAACGTCCATTCGTTCCTCGCGCCCGACAACGAGTTCATGGGCGCATCGGTGACGCAGGCGCTGTGCAACGCGATCGGCGGCAAGGGCAAGGTCATCATGACCCAGGGCGCGCTCGGCCACACCGGCGCGCAGGGCCGCGCCAAGGGTTTCAACTCGGTGGTGAAGCAGTTCCCGAACATCGAGGTGCTGGACACCCAGCCCGCCGACTGGGACGTCTCCAAGACCGCCCGGCTCTGGGAAACCTACCTGACGAAATATCAGCAGATCGACGCCGCGTTCTTCCACAATGACGACATGGCGCTCGCCGCCTACAACATCATGAAGGCACGCAACCGCACCAACATCCTGATCGGCGGCGTCGACGCCATGCCGCCGGCGATCCAGGCAGTCAGCGAAGGCCGCATGTTCGCAACCGTCCGCAACCCGTCCTGCCGCATCCATGGCGGCGCGATCGTCGCGGGCGTCGCTGCCGTGGTCGGCGGCGAGAAGAGCGGCCAGGGCATTCCGAAGAACGTCGTGACCGACGGTCCCGTCGTGACCAAGACCAACGCCCCCGGCATGCAGTGGATGGAGGATCACTTCCTGATCTGA
- the mtnK gene encoding S-methyl-5-thioribose kinase: MNLQAQPGSGQSDYRILREADLRDYLAGLPAIVAQLGGRPADWSISEVGDGNLNLVFIVKGSTGGIAVKQALPYVRLVGESWPLPLSRAHYEHLALVRQARLVPELVPAVLHHDEPLALTAMQLLEPHIIMRKGLIGATRYPRFVDDISTFLAQTLFFSSDLALSAAQKKDGIAAFAGNHALCKITEDLIFTDPYRVAEQNRWTAPYLDATAAAFRDDLDLHVAVSRLKLKFMASPEALLHGDLHTGSIMVTETETRVIDPEFAFYGPMGFDIGAVISNLLMAYLASAGHERTPGERASFEAWLLETIEGVWSEFSRKFLALWRSEAKGDGYPVSLFAGEAGAARLEAERQAYMARLFQDTVGFAAAKTIRRILGLAHNIDFEWIADEKQRAVCEARSLKLARRMMLETGAFTTIGTVTYAARELRNWQPDFAR, from the coding sequence ATGAACCTGCAGGCCCAACCAGGCTCCGGGCAGAGCGACTATCGAATCCTGCGCGAGGCCGATCTGCGGGACTATCTTGCGGGCCTTCCAGCCATCGTCGCCCAGCTTGGCGGCCGGCCTGCCGACTGGTCGATCAGCGAGGTCGGCGACGGCAACCTCAACCTCGTCTTCATCGTCAAGGGCAGCACCGGCGGCATCGCCGTCAAGCAGGCGCTGCCCTATGTGCGGCTGGTCGGCGAGAGCTGGCCGCTGCCGCTGTCGCGCGCGCATTACGAGCATCTGGCGCTGGTGCGGCAGGCGCGGCTGGTGCCCGAGCTCGTGCCGGCGGTGCTGCACCATGACGAGCCGCTCGCGCTCACCGCGATGCAGTTGCTCGAGCCGCACATCATCATGCGCAAGGGGCTGATCGGGGCGACGCGGTATCCGCGCTTCGTCGACGATATCTCGACCTTCCTGGCGCAGACGCTGTTCTTCTCGTCCGATCTTGCGCTGTCGGCCGCGCAGAAGAAGGACGGCATCGCGGCCTTCGCCGGCAACCATGCGCTCTGCAAGATCACCGAAGACCTGATCTTCACCGATCCCTACCGCGTCGCCGAGCAGAACCGCTGGACCGCGCCGTATCTCGATGCGACCGCGGCCGCGTTCCGCGACGACCTCGACCTGCATGTCGCGGTCTCCAGGCTCAAGCTGAAATTCATGGCGAGCCCCGAGGCGCTGCTGCATGGCGATCTGCATACCGGCTCGATCATGGTCACCGAAACCGAGACCAGGGTGATCGATCCCGAATTCGCCTTCTATGGCCCGATGGGCTTCGACATCGGCGCCGTGATCAGCAATCTCCTGATGGCCTATCTGGCCTCGGCCGGGCACGAACGGACGCCGGGCGAGCGAGCGTCGTTCGAGGCCTGGCTGCTGGAGACGATCGAGGGTGTCTGGAGCGAGTTCTCGCGAAAGTTTCTCGCGCTGTGGCGCAGCGAAGCCAAGGGCGACGGCTATCCGGTGTCGCTGTTCGCCGGCGAGGCGGGTGCTGCCCGGCTGGAGGCGGAGCGGCAGGCCTACATGGCGCGGCTGTTCCAGGACACGGTCGGCTTCGCCGCAGCCAAGACCATCCGGCGCATCCTCGGCCTCGCACACAATATCGATTTCGAGTGGATTGCCGACGAGAAGCAGCGCGCTGTCTGCGAGGCGAGGAGCCTCAAGCTCGCACGCAGGATGATGCTGGAGACCGGGGCGTTCACCACGATCGGCACGGTGACCTATGCCGCACGCGAGCTGCGCAATTGGCAGCCGGATTTCGCGAGGTGA